The sequence GTGCGGGTCGCGAGGGGTGGCTGGCCGGGGTGAGGCGTTCCGCGGGCCTCAGCGTGGGCCGGTGGGGGTCAGGGAGGGGCGGCCGGCCAGGAGTTCGGCCGCCGCCTGGCCGCACGCGCTCGTCGCGCCGTGGGTGGTGATGTGCGTGCCGCCGGGCGTCCCGGGGCCCGGCAGCCCCATCTCCACCACGACCGCGTCGGGACGCCGGGACAGCAGCGCGTCGAGCCGGGCCGACACCCAGGCGTGCCGGTGGGCGTCCCGCACCACGATCACCAGCGGGCGCCCGTCGGGCACCGGCGGGACCTGGTCCTCGGCGCCGAGCCGTACCGTCGTGGTGCCGGGGAGCAGCGCCGCCAGCGGCGTGGCGACGCCCCACGGGGTGGCCCGGTCGATGGCGATGTTCGTCTCGGACACGAACTCGATCACCTGCGGCGCCGAGGTCAGCGGCAGCCCCTCGCCGCGGACCCGCACGGCGCGCCGGGCCGCCGTGAGACCGGCCGGGGTGAGCGCCGCCTGGTCCGTCGCCCACGCGACCTGACGCTGCTCGGCCGACCAGGCGGCCAGGCGGCGCACCCGGGAGGCGGCCTCGGCCAGGCGCTCCTCGGGGAGGGTGCCGTCGATCACGGCGGCCATGATGGCGTTGCGCATGAATCCGACCACGCCGGCGCCCTTGCGCTCGCCGCCCACGCAGACGGCGTCGGCCCCGGCGGCCAGGGCCCGGACGGCCGCGCCGGTCACGCCGTACCGCTCGGCGACCGAGGGCATCTCCACGCCGTCGGTCACGATCAGGCCGTCGAAGCCGAGCTCCTCGCGGAGCAGCCCGACCAGGATGCGGCTGCTCATCGTGGCGGGGAAGTCGGGGTCGTAGGCGGGGACGAGCAGGTGGCCGGTCATCACGGCCCGTACCCCGGCCTCGATGGCGGTCCGGTACGGCGGGAGCGTCGTGGCGGCGAGCTCCTCGGCCGAGTAGGACACGGTCGGCAGGTCGTTGTGGGAGTCCACGGCGGTGGCGCCGTGACCGGGGAAGTGCTTGGCGCAGGCGGCCACCCCGGCCGACTGGAGGCCGGTGACCCACGCGCGGGCGTGCCGGGCCACCAGCCAGGGGTCGGCGCCGAACGCGCGGGTGCCGACGACGGGGTTGTCCAGATCGGAGTTGACGTCCACCACGGGGGCGTAGTTCAGGGTGATGCCGGCGTCGGCCATGTCACGCCCGACCCCCCGGGCGACCAGCTCGGTCAGCTCGGGGTCGTCCACCGCGCCGAGCGCGAGGTTCCCCGGGCGGGAGCTGCCGGTGAGCGCCTCCAGCCGGGTGACGTCGCCGGCCTCCTCGTCGGTGGCGATCACCACGTCGGGGTTCTCCGCCCGGAGGGCGGCGGTCAGCGCTCTGACCTGCGCACTGTCTACAAGGTTTCGGGAGTAGAGCGCAACCCCGCCAAGCCCCTCGCCGAGGCGTCTGCGCAGCCAGTCGGGCACCTCCACCCCCACGAACCCGGGCTGCAGCACGGCGTCGGCAAGCCCGGCCAGTTCGGGGCTCGCGCCACTCAGGCCGCCGCGAACGATCATCAAAGCCTCCAAATTCGGTGCACCACTTGTCGCTTGTTTCAGGCGTACCACATGTGTAGCATTCGGGTTGCGTAAATAGACAGGAAACTTTCCTATTAAAAGTCTGTCCGGGGTGACCCATGCCCCCGTCGCCTGCCCGAAGAGAAGTCACCCACGAGGGAGACGGACAGGATGTCGCACGCCTCTTTCGACCTGCGGGGCATCCCGCTGGTGCTCCACCTGAACGGTCCCCTGGACGTCCCCGCGCTGCTCGGCGCGTGCGCCGCCGTCGCCGCTCGGCACCCGGTGCTCGGCCGGGTCCGGGTCAGCAGGGTCGATTCGTCGGCCCGGCGCTACCCGGAGGTCGCCGCCGCCGAGGTCACCCGCCCGTTCGACCCGGACCGGGGCCCGCTCGCCCGGTTCACGCTGGTCGCGCTGGGACCGGACCGGCACCGGCTGATCTT comes from Streptosporangium roseum DSM 43021 and encodes:
- a CDS encoding glycoside hydrolase family 3 protein; translation: MIVRGGLSGASPELAGLADAVLQPGFVGVEVPDWLRRRLGEGLGGVALYSRNLVDSAQVRALTAALRAENPDVVIATDEEAGDVTRLEALTGSSRPGNLALGAVDDPELTELVARGVGRDMADAGITLNYAPVVDVNSDLDNPVVGTRAFGADPWLVARHARAWVTGLQSAGVAACAKHFPGHGATAVDSHNDLPTVSYSAEELAATTLPPYRTAIEAGVRAVMTGHLLVPAYDPDFPATMSSRILVGLLREELGFDGLIVTDGVEMPSVAERYGVTGAAVRALAAGADAVCVGGERKGAGVVGFMRNAIMAAVIDGTLPEERLAEAASRVRRLAAWSAEQRQVAWATDQAALTPAGLTAARRAVRVRGEGLPLTSAPQVIEFVSETNIAIDRATPWGVATPLAALLPGTTTVRLGAEDQVPPVPDGRPLVIVVRDAHRHAWVSARLDALLSRRPDAVVVEMGLPGPGTPGGTHITTHGATSACGQAAAELLAGRPSLTPTGPR